CTTCATAGTGTTTCTTGGGCCGGCTTCCATTACATCACTCCCTTTACCCGTAAATTCCATCCTATCTCACTCTAAAATATGAAAATGAAAAATAAGAGGAACGGCATATCTACCAATCCAATAACGAAAAAAACAAACCCTGAAAAAGACAGAGTTTATCGATTGATTAAGGCAGGCAAAACAATCACTATCTACGTTATCAAAGTCGGTAGTGATTGAAATGCCGGATTTTATCGAATCGTATCCAAAAATGATTTCATCTGCGAGGATAACCAACGGTCCCGGTGATAGCAGGCATAAACGGATCGGCGGGGGAACGAGCCGGGTAAAGGAAGCAATGCGAGTAGCCCTCGTTCCACTTCGTCGGCAACCGACATACGGGAGATGAAAGAGATGCCTTCACCAAGCATGACGGCTCGCTTAATGGCCTCAAGCGAATCCAGCTCCATTCCGATCCGAAGCTGCAGGCCGTAAGTTGTCGCCCATTGCTCTGTCATTTGGCGAGTCGTGGACTCGGTTCCGTGATATATAAAACGCTCTGCGGCAATCGCTTGCGGGTTAATGGCGGGCTGATCCGCCAAAGGGTGGTTGGTTGGCAGGACGATCCCGAGTTCATCGTCGCACACGGTGATCTGGTGGAGCATGGGGTCCTCAAAGGGCTGTGAGGAGATGAAGCCGATATCGATACTGTGATCAAGCAGCAAACTTCGAATGGCAGGCGCCGGTTTTATGAACATGCGGAACGTAATGCCGGGATACGTCTCGGAGAAGCGGCTCATCAGGTCAGGCAGAATGTAAGTACCAGGCACGTAGCTGGCTCCGATCGTCAACGTTCCCTTATTCATTTCGCGATATTCCTGCACGATACGGTGCGCTTCCTGAGTGAGCGCCTGGATTTTCGTCGCATAGTGAAGCAGCGCGGTTCCGGCATCTGTCAATAGCACTTTCCCCGTTCGCATCTCAAAGAGCTGCACGCCAAACTCCTTCTCCAAGCTTTTCATATGAAACGTAATCGTAGGTTGACTTACGCCCATGGCATCCGCAACCGCCGTAACCTTCTTATGTTTAGCGATCTGCACAATGACTTCCAGCTTTACTAAATTCATAATCGATTCCTCCCCGCCCCTATTATAGATAAAATCTATGGGAACTAATAGATGCTAATATAATATATTACACCTGTCTTACAATGGCCTAATATAACGTTGATATAAATCAATTATCCTAAGGACAGGTTGATCGATAGAAAGGGAAAGCCATGAATATAACACTTGAGCAATTGTCCAAATCGTTCGCCGGAACAAAGGCGCTGCATCCGCTTGATTTGCAAATCCGTTCAGGAGAGTTTACAGCGCTGCTCGGCCCGTCGGGTTGCGGCAAAACGACATTGCTGCGGCTGATTGCAGGATTGGAAACGCCGGATCACGGAGAGATTCTAATGGGCGAAGAGTGCGTTTTCTCCTCGAAGCGGAGAATCTTCAAGCCCGTTCATAAGCGGGGACTCGGCATGGTGTTTCAGGATTTTGCATTATGGCCTCATATGACGGTGTTCGAGAATGTGGCCTTCGGACTTCGGGCTATGAAAGCTACAGGAGAGCTGCGGGAGCGCGTACTGGAGGCGATCCGTGCGGTACGTCTACAAGGGTTTGAAGACCGTTATCCGGGCCAGCTGTCCGGCGGACAGCAGCAGCGCGTTGCATTTGCCAGGGCCATCGCGATCCGGCCCCGCGTCATTCTGTTCGACGAGCCGCTCAGTGCACTCGATGCCATGCTTCGGGACGAAATGCGCGAAGAACTTACTGGCCTCGTTCGTTCTATCGGGCTGACCGCCGTGTACGTCACGCACGATCAGACGGAGGCGATGGCGATGTCCGATCAGATTATCGTTATGCAGCAAGGGCGCGTGATGCAGAAAGGGACGCCCGAGGACATCTATCATCGTCCGGCGGTTCCTTATGTTGCCCGATTCGTAGGCAAGTCGAATTGGCTCCAGGCCGATTGCGCCATGGTGCGCCCCGAACATGTCCAATGGGCGGGGGCTTCGGACAGCCTATCCCGGAATGCGGTAATCTGCGGTGTCAGTTATGTCGGTGAGCGGTATGAGATGCAATTGGAGCTTGAAGATGCCTCAGTGTGGACGGTGTATCATTCGGAACGGATGAAGATTGGGGAGCGTGTAACCGTCTACGTATCCCCGAAGCATGTGCATTCTTTCCACAATGACAAGGAGGAAGAAAAACGATGAAATTTCAGAAAATGTATGTTCGCTTTGCGGGTTTTGCCGCGGCCTG
Above is a window of Paenibacillus uliginis N3/975 DNA encoding:
- a CDS encoding ABC transporter ATP-binding protein, with amino-acid sequence MNITLEQLSKSFAGTKALHPLDLQIRSGEFTALLGPSGCGKTTLLRLIAGLETPDHGEILMGEECVFSSKRRIFKPVHKRGLGMVFQDFALWPHMTVFENVAFGLRAMKATGELRERVLEAIRAVRLQGFEDRYPGQLSGGQQQRVAFARAIAIRPRVILFDEPLSALDAMLRDEMREELTGLVRSIGLTAVYVTHDQTEAMAMSDQIIVMQQGRVMQKGTPEDIYHRPAVPYVARFVGKSNWLQADCAMVRPEHVQWAGASDSLSRNAVICGVSYVGERYEMQLELEDASVWTVYHSERMKIGERVTVYVSPKHVHSFHNDKEEEKR
- a CDS encoding LysR family transcriptional regulator; protein product: MNLVKLEVIVQIAKHKKVTAVADAMGVSQPTITFHMKSLEKEFGVQLFEMRTGKVLLTDAGTALLHYATKIQALTQEAHRIVQEYREMNKGTLTIGASYVPGTYILPDLMSRFSETYPGITFRMFIKPAPAIRSLLLDHSIDIGFISSQPFEDPMLHQITVCDDELGIVLPTNHPLADQPAINPQAIAAERFIYHGTESTTRQMTEQWATTYGLQLRIGMELDSLEAIKRAVMLGEGISFISRMSVADEVERGLLALLPLPGSFPRRSVYACYHRDRWLSSQMKSFLDTIR